The Ogataea parapolymorpha DL-1 chromosome III, whole genome shotgun sequence nucleotide sequence TTAGTGAGACAGAGTTTGATAATAAATTACGTAATCAGACAACAacagaattttttttgtcgcTCGTCGAAGGGCATCCAGGCAAACAAATATAGACGCGTTCCGATTCAACTTGAATTAATTCAATAAAGCCGTATCCTTAGTTAACGCTAAAATTTCGTGAGATCAAAGATATTTTTGTGATGGTTGCAAAGAGGAGACCTGGAATTGTACTCACATTAAACAGCAAAAAACCAACAGTCATTGATGAAGTTGACACATCCGAAACCTTGAGCAAAGATACTTATATGAGCATCATTGACTCCATCAATGACCTTATTGATGAAGACTATGGTGTAGCAATTATTGGAGATTTTATAAAGCTGCCTCCTAAAAAATTGTATCCCGATTATTATCAATTAATTGAGTCCCCAATCTCCTTAAATGAGATAAAAGCGAAGGTTAAAAAGTCGGACCGCTACTCAGTTCAAGAATTCCTGAAGGACTTTCAATTAATGGCAAACAATGCCAATACTTATAATGACCCTCAAAGCTATATTGCGAAGAATGCCAACAAGATATATGAATTTGTTGAATCTAAAATAGCAGATATCATTTCGAATTCCAAGGGCTCTGAAACATCACACACGAAGAAAAAAGTCAAAGCAGCAAAGCGAGCAGAAGGGGGAGCTAATGATGGTGGTCAGGATTATACTGTTGACCTTAAAAACATTTTGAAATCAATCATAAACTATAAGGTCCCTTCTAGAGGCAAGTTATCGACACCGTTCATGGATCTTGTAGATGGTGAGATGTATCCAGACTACtacaagatcatcaaagaGGGAATGTCATTCAACTTGGTCAAACAAAAGCTTGACGATGGCGAATATGCTGATGATAAAGATGGAGTTGTCAGTTTCAAGCACGATATTAACCTTATTTTCGCTAACGCCCAAACTTACAATCACGAGGATAGCCTTCTTTACCAAGATGCGGTGATTCTTCAAAAGTTTGCAAAGGAAAAAATAGAAAAGCTGGAGTCATCAAtttcatcatcatcagaGCTAGAAGATGCTTCTCTTGACGATTATGACAGCAAAAGTCTACCTAGGTCtaaaaaaacaaaaattactgtcaagaaagaggacaataagaaaaagaagttaCCAAAATCGAGAAAGAGAACGATCCACGATgtggaagaggaggatgaagagAATGAGGAAAGCGGACAAGATTCTGACGATGATGAGCAAATTTCTGAAGATGACGAAAGCGTAAGACGTGCTAAGCGCACCGACACTCATGAATACAATGTTGAATATCCGGTAGAGGAGGGAAGTCTTTCAGAAGAACCGGCCTTCATACAAGGTCACGAAAAAAAGGCACAAACGAATTCTCATGTCAAGCAGATCACTatctcgtccagcactAAAAGTTATTCACAAACAGATTCTGACAGACTCTATGAACTCACCTTCTTGAACCCTGATACGATGAATGCAATAACACTCCCATCTGACATTGTGGGACAGCCTTTTGTTGTCTTCGTATCGCTTTCGAACTCCATCATAAACGAGCGCTATCACTCTGAACTGAGAGTGAATAATGAAACGGTAAAGCCATTTCCAATTGCAATATCTTATGATGGTAAAGGTGAGAATGACTTTTTGGCTGCAAGATATGAGATCAAAGCTGGCTACGGAATTAATCTAGTCGAATTCATTCTCAAAGTACCAGAACTCAAAGACACTGCTAAAGGAGAGACCTTAGCGGAAGAGGAGTCAAAGTTTCGTcgccgagctgctgctttgagTCCTATCAATGCAACTATTAATGCGGAAGACAAGAACTACGATGTCCAAAGAATCAAGATATGGATAAACGTTTCTCAATAAATGTCTATGTAGATTAAATACGACACATATTTCATTACTTAGTCGAACTCTACCTTCAGGGCACCAATATTGCTGGTGTCGAATCGAATGCATCTGTCAAAAGGAACATCCATTTTCTCTTCCAAAATagcaagctctttttccattTCCTGGCAAACTTCACTGCAGTCCAGGACCTCAATTTGCGTCAAGCCGCGTGCACCAACAGAATCATATCCCCCAATTGCCTGCAATTGGGGCGTAGAGTTTTGATCTAATGAAGCTAATGAGGTTGCCGTCGGTACATCTACTGTTTTCAAGGATGCTTGATTTTGTAGGGATGGCGAAACTGGATCCTTGAGCATGAATTGCGACTGAAAATGTAGGAAATTTGTTAAGTCTATGAGATGGTCATTTGTCGAGTTCAGTATGCTATTCAGTTCTTTATTTCTTTGCTCTAAAATTTGCTCCTCATATTGTTGTTGCACAGCTGATGACGATATGTTCTCCCCAAGGAGAGGCGTAGTTTCGTCAAAGTCATCATCGGCTGGCGGATGAAGGCAAGACAGACAAATACCCATTGGAAGACAGAATTAGATTATGGGTTGATTAGTGAAAGAAAATGGTGTTGAGATGTTAGAAAATTTAAATACTGTATTTAGTGGCAAATACTGAATTGAAGCACTTCATAGGTTGAAACACTTAGACCTCCCTTTTTTAATAGCTAGCAGATTACTATAAATGGCTGGCCTAAGTTTCGATAACTTTCAAAGAAATCAGTTCCTTTCAAAGAATGGAGTCCAGACCCCGCAGGCAATTTCCACTGGTACCACTATCGTGGGATGCAAATTCAATGATGGCGTCGTGATTGCTGCGGATACCAGAGCTACGGCTGGACCTATAGTGGCAGACAAGAATTGTGAGAAACTGCATCGTCTAGCTCCTAGGATTTGGTGCGCAGGTgcaggaacagcagcagatacCGAAATGGTTACGCAGTTAGTTCAATCTAATTTAGAGTTACACTCGATGTCCTTGAACAGAGAGCCAAGAGTCTCTTCAGCACTACAAATGTTAAAGCAACATCTCTTCAAATATCAAGGACATATTGGGGCGTATCTGATTGTGGCTGGAGTGGACCCCAAAGGAGCTCATTTGTTTTCAATTCATGCTCATGGTTCTACAGACATTGGTTTCTATCAATCTTTAGGTTCAGGATCGCTTGCCGCTATGGCAGTTCTTGAACGTGATTGGAAAGAAGATTTGACCAAAGAGGAAGCCATGAAACTATGCGCAGATGCTATTGAAGCCGGTATTTGGAACGATTTGGGTTCGGGCTCCAACGTCGACTTATGTGTGATGGAAGTCGGCAAGGACGCACAATTATACAGAAACTACTTGACTCCTAATGTCCGAGAAGCAAAAGCAAGAAATTATAAGTTCGAGAGAGGAACAACGGCTATATTAAAGGAAAGCATCTACAATCTGTGTGAGGTCGAGGAAGTTAGGGTGACGACCAGGGATGCAATGGAGGTTGACGCTTAGGAGACATCAAGGTAAAGTACATAGATCATTTGGCATTGAGTTGCTTTAAAACTTCAATAGTTCCTTCAACAATTGCTTGATGTTCAAGAGCATGTATTCTAGCTTCCCACTCTTCGAGCGATTCTTTCTTAACATCGATTTCTTTCACAATAAGAGGAGCGCCTTTGTCGACTTCCTCGATAACGTAGTGAACCATACAACCACCTTTATCAACTAATCcttcttgaccagcttTCCAGGAGCGCTCGATCGCATTCGTTCCTTCGAACTGACCAGGAAGAGCAGGATGAAGATTAATAATTGGAATCTTGGCTTGATGGAGAGGCTTGAGGAAATCGGAGGATAATATGAGCATCCAGCCAGCGCACACGATAACATCTGGTTTGAGCTTTCCAATTATGATATTTACTAAATCTTTGTTAAAATTGGCTCTCGCTTCATTTCTTGCATCTTTGTTCTCCTTAGGAATCCCTTTATAGTATGTTTTGAGTTCATGGGTCAGTGTTGGTATGCCTGCTTGAGATGCTCTTTCAAGACCATATGCTTTGGAGGACGATGAAATAACATGTGTAATTTTCCCTGGTATTTTACCGCTATTGCAATTGTCAATAAGCGCCTGTAGGTTTGACCCATTCCCCGAAATCAGAACCAAGATGGATGGAAGAACCAttcttgaaaatatttcaatTTTTAAATTAGTTCCTGTCATTTTGATCAGACCGAAAAAATATTCTAAATACAGTTGTTAAGTAATAAATAGAGGTGTTTCTTATCTATTATATCGCCTAGAGTCAGAAGTAAGCCATGAAGTTACGGCTGATGTTATAAAGATCTGATCAACGGCAATGAGATTTATGACAAAGATGATAACCGAAGAGGACGGAATGTTAAGGAAATCTCAATCATCTACTCTCGTATTTGAATTGCGCCCTCTTCTTTCCAAGTTCAGAAACGTTGTAGAGAAGTGTGTAGTCTCATGAATTTCATAAAAATAAAAGAGAGTAAAATAAATCAGGCTTGCTTCTCATAACTGGGATCAGTTATGTGAGTAATATAACTTTGTGCTGTCACATGGATCATCTAGATATCAAATTAGTTGTTCACGTGAATTAGCCGACAACGCCAATTATGATCGCGTAATATTAGAAGTTCAAACGTCAGCGATAATTAATGGGATAACGGTAATCCCTTTTTCTGGGTTGTCGTAAAACAATCCTCTTACGGCGAAACCTATCTGGATATCTGCCTACTAAGCTTCGACACATTGCCTTCATATTGCAGTTACATGGTAACAATGTGGTGAACGAGACGGATTCCAAAACTTCAGGGAGACTTCTATTCAACACAAAATGGAGCCCctacttttttttcacaatAGTCCAAACTGAAGTTGACCTTGCCTAATATATTTCAGTAATGAAACACATTTTGATAACAGTGAATAGGTATTGCTTCGGCTTAGTTGCATAACTATTTTGCACATTAGGTTCGTCTCATGTATTTCCTTGAGGTTTAGCTGATCGATTGATATTATTCATACAATATCATCtatttctccaaaaaaattcaattCCTAGCAATTGTTGACATAATGAATTAGAGTTCATATTGATGGTGCAAAAGTAAATAGAAAGTACCTGAGATTCAAACAGGTAAGGCCGTGGTCGTCAATTTGGCTTCTTGAGCCACCAGATCTTCAGATCTTTGTATGATTTATggctgtttttgaacaactGTTTTTCATAGCTATCGAGATTATTCATGAATTCTAAATTACCACCTCTAAAATGATCATTCAACTTGAAGCTTAAATCGTTTAATTCACTTGCTCTGTCAACCAATGCCTTACTTATAAGCTCCACCAATTCCGCGTCTCCGAACATGTTAGACCATTTCGTAACTATGCGATAGTAGAACATGTATGGATTCAGGTTGAGCCGCAAAGCATCTGACTTTATAAAGTTGAGGAAAACGGGCGAAAAGAATTCAGGCTCTAAAAGTTTCAAGAATGTAGTTTCTCTATACTCGTCATTTTCTTCGTAATCAGAGGAGTTGGATATAGAGCAAATGGCTAGGATTTCAGCCAGCCATATGGGCAGTTCAAGTCTGACGTTCTCTTTTATTGGGCAACCAGGCTCACCATTCAAATAGCCCAGTCCTGGGATGGTAATTGAAAACTTGCATGGCAATTTCTTTAATGTTAGTCCATTGcacgaaaaaaacaaaaaacaaCTTACCTGACTGTCTGCCAGTATATCATCTATATCATAGTAGCTCATAAATCAGTGGTGTTTATTTTCAGCGATTAATGTGTAAATCTGTCCCTGCTGTTCCGATTATCAAACGTGATCTATCCTGAGTTCTTCAGGAACGCGtctcgaaaaatattatacatgttttgcacagccagctagctatttatttattttggATCTGCAGATAAACGTTCCgacatttattttcaaatgtTCAAAATTTATTATACATAGCAAGTCTGCAATCCTCTGTAATCTTTTCCATCCATTCGTTTTCATCATGCTCATTAAAGTCAGTTTGTGGATCACGTATCACCATGCTGTCCAAGGCATCAAATATTTGCCTGTCCAAGTTGTTCAAATTCTCATAAGTGAGATCGGCTTCAAGTTTAAAGTTGAATTTATGAGCTAGTTGCTTCAGTAGAACATCTTTTCGCTGAAAGTTATTGATTGAAGATCGGAAGTGGCGAATGTAGACAAAGGTCAAAATATGGGGGACCCACTGTTTTTGTAACGTATTGTTGTCCGTTAAAAGGGACTGCATTATTATTCTCAAAGCAGGTGAACTCTTGAGCCTGTAAAACTCTTCAAATGAATTCAAAATTTGAATCATAGTTTTCAATCTTTTGCACTCGCGAGCATGTTTCATGAATATAGTCATGGTGGAACTTTTCGGATTGATGCCTCGAAGCTTGTGTTCTTGAATCATAAATTTCCACGCACCTTCAAAATCATTTCCAGTCTGAAGGAACTTGAAAATTATGCTATTCATGCAATTGACATCAAGTCTCCCATCGGTGCTGTGATAGTACTCTAATATCTCGAATAGAGAGCAGCCCCTGTTCAGCATGTCAACAATGTGGATGTCTTGAAATTGACTTGCAGCTCGGTGCAGACCATGGGAAAGAATTAGTTGTTTCAATTCTTGCTTAGCAGGCACCTCCGTAGGCATGAGGCTCAACGATATGTAGTATGTGCAAAGATCCGTCTTGACGTTCAATGATTTCATTCGCATTAAAATAGCTTCCCAAATAGCCAACCGCTCACGTATAACGTTTGTGTCTTTCAGGTAATGCTTTCCCAAAAGATTGAATGTCATTGCATTGGGCTTTTTattatctttttccatACGGCGAAATATTCTTTTAATCATGATTTCATCATTTTTGTCCAGGAAAAAGTcaatcagcttgttgcAATACTTCACTGAGTGCATGAAACCAAGTTGGTCGTTTGCAAAGAGTTTTCGCAGAATAGTTGCAGCTTTGTGAGAATTGTTAAGAAATTTGAATGTTGTCAGTTTATGAACGAACTCACGAAGTTGTTTCTCTGTCCTcggttttggaggcaatTTGGGGAATTCGCTTTCAATCCATAAAAGTCTAAAGACTCTATGGAATGAACTCTTCCTGTACGAaagttttgaaaaatcgTCGGTGAGATCCATAAGCAAACCAAATATTCGCTGGGACGTGTAGCAAATGGCTTCAAAGTCTTTTCCGTGATGTCGAAGGCCACTTTTCAGTTCATGCGGACTGTTTGGTATCACTCTATTATTGTCCGATGGAGTGGAGTATAGTTTATTCTTCGGCGAGTAGGCAATGCTGATAGACGATAGCATGCCGAATCTTCCTCGAGATCCATATGACGGTCGCACAAGCCAGTATGCCTGGCTTATATTTTTCGTAACTAAGAACTGTATCATATTATGGCCATTTTTCTTATTTTAATGCTGCGGCTGTGAGAGTGAAATCTTTATGTTAAGGATCCTACCTAATattgaaatattttttttgtactttttAAGGATCTGGACGTGTACAATATAATTCATGGGCGCTGAGAAATTTGTCCAGGCAGATTcctaaaatttttttcaagtttaAAAAGTTAGTTGAGCTTATCAGTTTTCACCTCGTCAACGCTGATCTACATATTCAACAATAATGAGCAGAGAAGGATTTG carries:
- a CDS encoding Protein polybromo-1 codes for the protein MVAKRRPGIVLTLNSKKPTVIDEVDTSETLSKDTYMSIIDSINDLIDEDYGVAIIGDFIKLPPKKLYPDYYQLIESPISLNEIKAKVKKSDRYSVQEFLKDFQLMANNANTYNDPQSYIAKNANKIYEFVESKIADIISNSKGSETSHTKKKVKAAKRAEGGANDGGQDYTVDLKNILKSIINYKVPSRGKLSTPFMDLVDGEMYPDYYKIIKEGMSFNLVKQKLDDGEYADDKDGVVSFKHDINLIFANAQTYNHEDSLLYQDAVILQKFAKEKIEKLESSISSSSELEDASLDDYDSKSLPRSKKTKITVKKEDNKKKKLPKSRKRTIHDVEEEDEENEESGQDSDDDEQISEDDESVRRAKRTDTHEYNVEYPVEEGSLSEEPAFIQGHEKKAQTNSHVKQITISSSTKSYSQTDSDRLYELTFLNPDTMNAITLPSDIVGQPFVVFVSLSNSIINERYHSELRVNNETVKPFPIAISYDGKGENDFLAARYEIKAGYGINLVEFILKVPELKDTAKGETLAEEESKFRRRAAALSPINATINAEDKNYDVQRIKIWINVSQ
- a CDS encoding Proteasome subunit beta type-2, which translates into the protein MAGLSFDNFQRNQFLSKNGVQTPQAISTGTTIVGCKFNDGVVIAADTRATAGPIVADKNCEKLHRLAPRIWCAGAGTAADTEMVTQLVQSNLELHSMSLNREPRVSSALQMLKQHLFKYQGHIGAYLIVAGVDPKGAHLFSIHAHGSTDIGFYQSLGSGSLAAMAVLERDWKEDLTKEEAMKLCADAIEAGIWNDLGSGSNVDLCVMEVGKDAQLYRNYLTPNVREAKARNYKFERGTTAILKESIYNLCEVEEVRVTTRDAMEVDA
- a CDS encoding Phosphoribosylglycinamide formyltransferase → MVLPSILVLISGNGSNLQALIDNCNSGKIPGKITHVISSSSKAYGLERASQAGIPTLTHELKTYYKGIPKENKDARNEARANFNKDLVNIIIGKLKPDVIVCAGWMLILSSDFLKPLHQAKIPIINLHPALPGQFEGTNAIERSWKAGQEGLVDKGGCMVHYVIEEVDKGAPLIVKEIDVKKESLEEWEARIHALEHQAIVEGTIEVLKQLNAK
- a CDS encoding Subunit of the GINS complex (Sld5p, Psf1p, Psf2p, Psf3p), which codes for MSYYDIDDILADSQKLPCKFSITIPGLGYLNGEPGCPIKENVRLELPIWLAEILAICSISNSSDYEENDEYRETTFLKLLEPEFFSPVFLNFIKSDALRLNLNPYMFYYRIVTKWSNMFGDAELVELISKALVDRASELNDLSFKLNDHFRGGNLEFMNNLDSYEKQLFKNSHKSYKDLKIWWLKKPN